The Falco cherrug isolate bFalChe1 chromosome 3, bFalChe1.pri, whole genome shotgun sequence genome segment gtgctgcCCCCATAAAGCCAGGGATGCTAAGTGACAGCTGCCTCCCGCTGCCTGCGCGGACCGGGAATGCCCAGGTGCCGTTAGGGCAGTGACTCCCTATTTCGTCCCTCCCCGCCAGATCTGGCGCTGCCTGTGTCACCCGGTGGCGTGTCAGgctccctcctgctctgttCCTAGCGCTCTCCGGGGCTTAACGAGCCCTGGGGCGTTGGGCTGCATCTCCGCATTCGCTGCGGTCTCAGCAGCTTCCCCGCATCAGGCCTCAGCCGAGATAAGAGCCATGTCACAGTGCATCACCCCAGGCTGGTGGCGACACGAATCTGCACACTCATCTGCCCTTGCTCCTGCGGCACCTGGCGCTGGACTCGAGCAGCAGAGAGCTGTCGGAAGCGCAGAACTGGCCCATGAAGCTAAAGCTCACACCTCTGACTTAATTGCTCAGGTTATAAGACCATAGGAAAAGGAATACTGGAAACTATCATCTGAGCTATCTTCAGTTTTGCTCAGACCTGGACTTTATACAGGCTTATGGTAAGGGGATTAAGTGCCGGCCCCGTGAGGCCGTGCCTTTCAGACGGGGAACAAACTGCTGCAAATGTGGTTGGCAAGGTGCTCCCCACTGATAGTCAGGTACTGCTCTGCAGCGTTTGTATCAGTGACGCTCTTAAAGGCAGAACAGGCACCCAGATGCCTCCCTCTGCAGAGGAAGCAGATTTTTGCAACAGCAGAGATTTCTGGAAGGGCTGATTCCAGTCTGGGAAACTGACAAACCATCCGCAATTGCAGATGTCAGCTACCTGCATTTTGTGGATGGATTTAACTAAGGGCTTCAcctaaaacataaaatattagTCTGCCTATGTGCTTCAGGGTATTAACTTAATAGAGGTCAGGAGATCTTGAGGTTAGGAAGCTATCCATGCCCCCCAAACCATGCTCTAGGGTAACAtgcttattttccctttcttagaCTGCATCAGTGTTTGACATCACTGAGGGTGGGGGACCCCATGTCTGAAGGACCACTGTCACCActcctttcccccttctttctcaCAAAGCTCTACCCAGCCTGGCCCAAGGATGGAGTCCCTCCCTGAAGCAGTCCTGATCAGAATTCTGGCTTCCATACCTGCGGTGGATTTGGTGCTGGTGTGCCGCCTGGTCTGCTGCCAGTGGAAGAACCTGGTCGATGGAGCTGCACTTTGGATTCTGAAGTGTCAGCAGGAAGGCCTCACTGGAGCAGAGTCACAGGAGGATGCAGAGAACTGGCAAAACTTCTACTTCCTGAGTAAGAAGAGGAAGAATCTCATCAAGAACCCTTGTGGTGAAGGTGAGAGACAAACATAAAAGCCCCAAGATTTCATAGAGATCAGTCACTGGAAATTGGGCATCTCCAGTCCTTGAAAAGAGATCTTAGTTGCTATCAGGttgcagcattttcttcttgcccAAGAGTCAAATCACTTATTGCATGCAGTCAAATCATCTAATGGGCATGAAGGCTTTTGATAATCAGCCTTTGCAAAGGGCTTTACTTGACATCAACTTTATATAAGCCCCTGCAGGCATCCAAATCCCATTTGAGAACTAAAATGTCCTTTGCAGAACCCCTGTCCCACACAGTAATGATAGTGGCATCTGCATTTCTAGACTGCTTCTTGCCAAACCATGACAGGAAAGATCAAGCCTTTCCCCAACTCAGGAGCTGGTCTGCCTTTAGCTGACCGGACACTTGACGCTTCCTTCCTTGACACAGCTCAGGCAAATCTTGTTTTACCTTCCTTGCTACAGCCCGTGTCAGAGCTGTGCACATATCTATCCCATTTGCCATTTTTCTGATAACCTATGAACTTTGCTTGGCAGTAAGCGGCAGTGGCCAAGCCTCACAACCCAAGCGAcaacaaatacatttcacacATCATAGACCAAAGCAATATCAATGCTGCTTCTCCATTTTgtttacagattatttttctgtaagctttTCCAACATCTGGGTTCCCTCTGGCTACAACTAGAAAAGCCCAGTGTTTAAGGCCACACTACTGCTAGAAACATCACTTAGCAATttagaaaatttagaaataaagcaatTGGCATCTCTCTGCAGGCTATTTCTACCTATGCTGACACACAGTTCAGAATACCTCAATAATTTCACTGGAGTACTTAAAGCCACGTGTACATAGCCGTTTTGGTGGGGCATGTTAGATTTGTTGGTATTAAGCTCAGCCAGACTAAAGGTTTTTGCCTCACCTCTACTTAAACATCTCCATAGCCTACATACAACACTGGTGCTGCATCTAACCGCGTGCCTTTCCCAGGCCAGAGCAAGGGTCCAGTGGGAGATGGTCAGGTTCCCCTGGCCCACAGAAACAAAGACTCATCTGACTCTTTTCTGCCATCTGCAGAAGacctgcagcactggggagaGGTAGAGAATGGAGGCGATGGCTGGAAAATTGAAGAGCTCCCTGGGGACTTTGGAAAAGCATTCCCTAGTGAAGAAGTCCATAAATACTTTGTTACATCTTATGAGTAAGGCTGctttcttctcttatccagggAAGGGGACATTTTTGGTTCCCCCAGTCCCAGAGAGACTGTGATACCAATTAACATCTTGTGTTTCAGGTGGTGTCGAAAGGCGCAGGTCATCGACCTTAAGGCTGAGGGCTACTGGGAAGAGCTGATGGATACAACCCAGCCTAAAGTTGTGGTAAAAGACTGGTAAGTAGCAAGGATGCCTCAGAAGCCCGGCAGAGAGTCaagaaggagaagggagggCATATACCTGCACTGGGCCTTAAAACCTCAGCTGCCAGAATCCCCCAGGTGTGGGACAGGGCACGATCTCGGCTTACAGCACCCGCAGGCAGCTCCCACGACTTCAGACTGTTGGTGCGTGTGGCCTCTGAAGAGCAGGTTCCTGCTGTGGACGAGGGgaggtggtgggctggggtaagAACCATTACAGATCTCCACATCAAACCAAGGCTGCAGGAACCTGATGAGACTGGTAGAGCCTGCGTTCAGCAAGATGCAGCTGCATGCTCTGTCTGCAGAGATCATGCAGGTGAGGCTAGCAGCTTGGGTCTCCTTGCAGGTACGCGGGACGCAGTGATGCTG includes the following:
- the FBXO2 gene encoding F-box only protein 2, with translation MESLPEAVLIRILASIPAVDLVLVCRLVCCQWKNLVDGAALWILKCQQEGLTGAESQEDAENWQNFYFLSKKRKNLIKNPCGEEDLQHWGEVENGGDGWKIEELPGDFGKAFPSEEVHKYFVTSYEWCRKAQVIDLKAEGYWEELMDTTQPKVVVKDWYAGRSDAGCLYELCVKLLSENEDVLAEYKSETISIPQDNDANWTEISHTFSNYGPGVRFVRFEHGGQDTLFWKGWYGVRVTNSSVTVEP